From Aedes albopictus strain Foshan chromosome 1, AalbF5, whole genome shotgun sequence, one genomic window encodes:
- the LOC134290114 gene encoding uncharacterized protein LOC134290114, with amino-acid sequence MPDLRTLNKQEHQLRKSLEGIQQFISGFQTKRDAGQVSVRLEALDKLFNQFLEIRMQIELLLEDAIEDGDGDEEALVEQNDKVRQDFENVYYALKSELQTFLSIGSSALKNSTLQAPDAQSGTQFAKVKLPEIRLPSFTGKIHEWVPYRDSFRSLIHDSTLLTEVDKFTYLRSSLSGDALQEINCIDLSAANYAVAWKALESRYENKKLIVKAHLDALFAVEALKKESYEELNRLISAFEKNLQMLEKIGEKPSDWSTILAYMVSSRLDMATLRHWETHHNSKKVAQYPAVMDFLKSHCSVLQSIAPSRPTVPIQQRQSRPAVCNTSFKSALKCHFCCEPRHSVFQCARFQRMSVPERIEAANRNKLCRNCLYPGHWARTCEKGTCHQCHQKHHTLLHSDAPRSSVPPTQSRPSTVNPQPRQPQSKPPTPNQQTRTANTANTPDSHTQPATEHATTSQTHVALPITPTQTIILSTALVSIQDRYGNPVVARALLDSCSQHCLMTRGFASKLKLDETPVYLSIQGIGSSQAVSTKLITAVVGPRSPNISSFVEEMSFHVLPKLTVSLPTASFCIATWNLPNPSLLADPKFFEMGPIDIIIGAEYYMELLKNERRRATDDGPTLQDTVFGWIVSGPVPEGPTAATYSLTHVCSTAEIQDQLSRFWEVETCQSTSTLSVEESACEEFFDKTTFRDEEGRYVVTLPKKERMIQQLGDSRSTAIKRFLGVERRLAMNPELKKQYAEFMREYLDMGHMKEVSEDDASALSYYLPHHAVLKPDSTTTKLRVVFDASCKTSSGISLNDALMVGPVVQDMIVDITLRFRTHRFALVGDVAEMYRMVLMNAVDQQLQRIVWRDSASEPIRTFALTTVTYGTASAPYLATKCLQRLADEGERSHPAAAKVLRKDFYVDDMLSGVDDIEEGKTLVGQMVELLQSAGFSLRKWNSNSKELLSAVPEGLRDERSILEQDSSTAAVKTLGLTWEPSTDCFRFSSPAWNEAAEITKRCVLSDASRLFDPLGLVGPVIIQAKIFLQDLWKHDCEWDEPLSSQLQEQWREYRRNLAGLDGIAVPRWVGTSRSTETVELHGFCDASNKAYGACVYVRTVTADGNVSVHLLTSKSRVAPLENLKKNKKSLSTPRLELSSALLLAHLYEKVARNINVVTKCHFWTDSTIVVCWLSSSPARWKQFVANRVSEIQHITKGSVWKHVAGEDNPADIISRGMSPAQLQYESRWFHGPKWLMLDNQYWPTSAQIDEGSLDQAELEEKAIVAALPAVSPSEIFGLRSSLVDLVRLTVHIRRFKWNSSPANRSCRKVGCITSQEYDDAVKELVKLSQRESFPQEFADIARHGQVQDSSRISNLNPQLVEGVLCVGGRLKNADVPDGRKHPYILDHRHPFTKIVVVYYHRKYFHAGQQQIVTAVRERFWPTSARNLARQVVHECVQCFRAKPKIQEQLMADLPPERVRPCFPFQKVGIDYCGPFHVVYPQRRARPIKCFVAVYVCLVTKAVHLELAADLSTQAFLATLHRFTARRGKPSLIMCDNGTNFVGARRKLDELAQLFASQQFTDAVLRQTIEDRIEFRFIPARSPNFGGLWESAVKSFKTLFKRTIGTRSLEYDRMQTVLAQTEAIPNSRPLTPISNDPDDFEALTPGHFLIQRPLTAIPGPELGGVPENRLSAWERITEFTQRLWKKWSEQYLSNLHNRTKWTRQRDNIAVGTMVVLKEENLPPLKWQLARVTEVHPGSDGNIRVVTVRTKDGSYQRPISKICVLPIRDNFPSGDGEN; translated from the coding sequence ATGCCTGACCTCCGAACGCTTAACAAGCAGGAGCACCAGCTGCGGAAATCGCTGGAAGGAATCCAGCAGTTTATCAGTGGTTTCCAAACGAAGCGAGATGCGGGACAAGTGAGCGTTAGACTGGAAGCGTTGGACAAACTTTTCAATCAGTTCCTCGAGATCCGAATGCAAATCGAGCTGCTTTTGGAGGATGCGATTGAGGATGGCGATGGCGACGAAGAAGCGCTCGTTGAGCAGAATGACAAGGTGCGGCAGGATTTCGAAAACGTGTACTACGCGCTGAAGTCAGAACTGCAGACCTTCCTATCGATTGGATCCAGCGCGCTGAAGAACTCCACGCTTCAAGCACCGGATGCGCAATCAGGAACCCAGTTTGCGAAGGTGAAACTTCCCGAGATAAGGCTGCCGTCGTTCACCGGAAAGATCCACGAATGGGTGCCGTATCGTGACAGCTTCCGGAGTCTCATACATGATAGTACTCTCCTCACGGAAGTGGACAAGTTCACCTATTTGAGGTCTTCGTTGTCCGGTGATGCGCTGCAGGAAATAAACTGCATTGATTTGTCTGCAGCCAACTACGCGGTGGCCTGGAAGGCGTTGGAGAGCCGATACGAAAACAAGAAGTTGATCGTCAAGGCGCACCTCGATGCACTTTTCGCCGTGGAGGCACTCAAGAAGGAAAGCTATGAGGAGCTCAACCGGTTGATCAGCGCGTTCGAGAAGAACCTGCAGATGCTGGAGAAGATCGGCGAAAAACCTTCGGATTGGAGCACGATTCTTGCCTATATGGTTAGTTCCAGATTGGACATGGCTACCCTACGCCACTGGGAAACCCACCATAACAGCAAGAAAGTTGCACAGTATCCCGCTGTGATGGACTTTCTGAAGAGTCACTGCTCCGTTCTACAGTCGATCGCTCCATCAAGGCCTACGGTTCCCATTCAGCAACGACAATCTCGTCCAGCGGTGTGCAACACATCTTTCAAGTCCGCTCTGAAGTGTCATTTCTGCTGCGAGCCACGACACTCTGTATTCCAGTGCGCAAGATTCCAGCGGATGAGCGTGCCGGAGAGGATTGAGGCTGCAAACAGGAACAAGCTCTGCCGGAATTGTTTGTATCCTGGACATTGGGCCAGAACCTGCGAGAAGGGAACGTGTCATCAGTGCCATCAGAAGCATCACACACTGCTGCACTCTGACGCACCCAGATCCTCCGTTCCACCCACGCAGTCAAGACCGTCGACAGTCAATCCACAACCTAGACAGCCACAATCCAAGCCGCCAACACCGAACCAACAGACACGGACTGCTAACACTGCAAACACACCAGACTCACACACTCAACCAGCCACAGAACACGCCACCACAAGCCAAACACATGTAGCTCTCCCAATTACACCGACACAAACCATCATTCTCTCGACCGCACTAGTCAGCATTCAAGACCGCTACGGCAACCCCGTGGTAGCACGAGCTCTACTCGACTCGTGTTCGCAGCATTGTCTCATGACAAGAGGTTTCGCTAGCAAGCTAAAGCTAGACGAAACGCCAGTCTACCTGTCGATTCAAGGCATTGGATCGTCGCAAGCAGTGTCGACAAAGCTGATTACCGCTGTAGTAGGTCCAAGGTCGCCGAACATATCGTCGTTCGTCGAAGAAATGTCATTTCACGTCTTGCCGAAGTTGACTGTGTCACTGCCGACAGCAAGCTTCTGCATCGCAACGTGGAATCTTCCGAATCCCTCGCTGCTAGCGGATCCCAAGTTCTTTGAGATGGGACCGATAGACATCATCATCGGAGCAGAATACTACATGGAGCTGCTCAAAAACGAACGGCGGAGGGCAACAGACGACGGCCCGACTCTACAAGACACCGTGTTCGGATGGATTGTTTCCGGTCCTGTTCCCGAGGGTCCGACTGCTGCAACGTACTCCCTAACCCACGTTTGTTCGACGGCGGAGATCCAGGATCAACTTTCCCGGTTCTGGGAAGTAGAGACTTGCCAGTCAACCAGCACGCTGTCAGTCGAAGAATCGGCCTGCGAGGAGTTTTTCGACAAAACGACATTTCGGGACGAAGAAGGGAGATACGTAGTCACTCTGCCGAAGAAGGAGCGGATGATCCAGCAGCTAGGCGACTCCAGATCTACAGCAATCAAGCGCTTTTTGGGAGTAGAACGGCGGCTCGCGATGAATCCAGAACTGAAGAAGCAGTACGCGGAGTTCATGCGCGAATATCTGGACATGGGCCACATGAAGGAGGTTTCCGAGGATGATGCGAGCGCGTTGTCGTATTACTTGCCTCATCACGCTGTTCTGAAGCCAGACAGCACGACTACGAAGCTGCGTGTCGTTTTCGATGCCTCCTGCAAGACTTCCAGTGGGATTTCGCTGAACGATGCTCTAATGGTGGGACCCGTTGTGCAGGACATGATCGTGGACATCACACTCCGGTTCCGTACGCACCGATTCGCCCTCGTAGGAGACGTAGCTGAAATGTACCGCATGGTGCTGATGAATGCAGTCGATCAGCAGCTGCAAAGGATCGTTTGGAGAGACAGCGCTTCAGAGCCGATCCGTACTTTCGCTCTCACGACAGTCACCTACGGTACAGCGTCCGCTCCATACCTCGCAACGAAGTGTCTGCAGCGCCTGGCAGATGAAGGGGAAAGGTCGCATCCTGCAGCGGCAAAGGTCCTTAGAAAGGACTTCTACGTCGATGATATGCTGTCCGGCGTAGACGACATCGAAGAAGGGAAGACACTAGTTGGTCAGATGGTAGAACTCCTGCAGTCTGCCGGATTCTCCTTGCGAAAGTGGAATTCTAACAGCAAAGAGTTGCTGTCAGCGGTGCCGGAGGGTTTGAGAGATGAGCGCTCGATTCTGGAGCAAGATTCGTCTACCGCCGCCGTGAAAACGTTAGGCTTGACATGGGAGCCTAGCACGGACTGCTTTCGATTCAGTTCGCCAGCTTGGAATGAGGCCGCGGAGATTACGAAGCGTTGCGTCTTGTCTGATGCGTCTCGACTGTTTGACCCGTTAGGACTGGTAGGTCCGGTAATCATCCAGGCGAAGATCTTCCTTCAAGATCTCTGGAAGCACGATTGCGAGTGGGATGAACCGCTTAGCTCGCAGCTTCAAGAGCAGTGGCGTGAGTACAGGCGAAATCTAGCAGGCCTAGACGGGATTGCAGTTCCCCGATGGGTTGGAACGAGCCGTAGCACCGAAACGGTTGAGCTGCACGGATTCTGCGACGCGTCGAACAAGGCATACGGCGCATGCGTGTACGTGCGTACCGTGACAGCAGATGGGAACGTGTCAGTTCACCTGCTGACCTCCAAATCTCGGGTGGCTCCGCTcgagaatttgaagaaaaataagaagTCGCTGTCAACACCCCGCCTAGAGTTGTCCTCGGCACTTCTCCTTGCCCACCTATACGAGAAAGTCGCTAGAAACATCAACGTCGTCACCAAGTGCCACTTCTGGACAGACTCGACGATCGTCGTCTGCTGGCTTTCATCGTCACCTGCGAGATGGAAGCAGTTTGTGGCAAATCGTGTCTCCGAAATCCAGCACATTACGAAGGGAAGTGTTTGGAAGCACGTCGCCGGTGAGGATAACCCGGCGGACATTATTTCACGAGGAATGAGTCCAGCACAGCTTCAATACGAGTCTCGATGGTTTCACGGACCGAAATGGTTGATGTTGGACAACCAGTACTGGCCCACTTCGGCACAGATCGACGAGGGCAGTCTCGACCAGGCAGAATTAGAGGAGAAAGCGATTGTCGCGGCCCTCCCCGCTGTTTCCCCTAGTGAGATCTTCGGACTTCGTTCGTCGCTGGTGGATCTAGTTCGGCTGACCGTTCACATTCGACGGTTCAAGTGGAATTCGTCGCCGGCAAATCGGTCCTGTCGGAAAGTAGGCTGCATCACGTCCCAGGAGTACGACGACGCAGTCAAGGAGCTGGTGAAGCTATCGCAGCGGGAAAGCTTTCCACAGGAATTCGCAGACATAGCTCGACACGGACAGgtgcaggattcctctagaatatcgaACCTTAATCCCCAATTAGTTGAAGGCGTATTGTGCGTTGGCGGCCGGCTGAAGAACGCGGATGTTCCGGATGGCAGGAAGCATCCGTACATACTCGACCATCGGCATCCCTTCACGAAAATCGTCGTTGTCTATTACCACCGCAAATACTTCCACGCTGGTCAACAGCAGATCGTCACGGCAGTCCGAGAGCGATTCTGGCCAACGAGCGCCAGGAATCTCGCAAGGCAGGTTGTCCATGAATGCGTGCAGTGCTTTCGTGCGAAACCAAAAATCCAGGAGCAACTGATGGCCGATCTACCCCCCGAGCGAGTACGGCCTTGTTTCCCGTTCCAGAAAGTCGGCATCGATTACTGCGGTCCGTTCCACGTGGTGTACCCGCAGCGTCGAGCCCGACCGATCAAATGCTTCGTAGCAGTGTACGTGTGCCTAGTTACCAAAGCTGTACATTTGGAGCTGGCGGCTGATCTGTCGACGCAGGCATTCCTCGCAACGTTGCATCGTTTCACTGCGCGTCGTGGCAAACCATCGCTGATAATGTGCGACAACGGGACGAACTTCGTCGGCGCTCGACGAAAGCTGGATGAGCTAGCCCAGCTGTTCGCAAGTCAGCAGTTCACGGATGCAGTGCTACGACAGACGATAGAGGACAGGATCGAGTTCCGGTTCATTCCAGCCCGCTCACCGAACTTCGGAGGACTGTGGGAATCAGCGGTGAAGTCGTTCAAAACCCTGTTCAAGCGAACGATTGGCACCCGCAGCCTGGAATACGACAGGATGCAAACGGTGCTGGCGCAGACAGAGGCAATCCCGAATTCAAGACCGCTGACCCCGATCAGCAACGATCCGGACGACTTTGAGGCCCTCACCCCTGGACACTTCTTGATCCAGCGGCCGCTGACGGCCATTCCGGGACCCGAGCTTGGTGGAGTTCCGGAGAACAGACTTTCGGCTTGGGAAAGAATTACGGAGTTCACCCAGAGGTTGTGGAAGAAATGGTCGGAGCAGTATTTGTCCAACCTCCACAATCGGACGAAATGGACGAGGCAGAGAGACAACATAGCTGTTGGCACTATGGTTGTTTTGAAAGAGGAGAATTTGCCACCCTTGAAGTGGCAGTTGGCACGGGTGACCGAGGTTCACCCTGGGTCTGACGGGAACATCAGAGTTGTTACCGTGCGGACCAAAGATGGCAGTTACCAGCGACCGATCTCCAAGATCTGCGTGCTGCCAATCCGAGACAACTTTCCATCTGGTGACGGGGAGAACTAG